The genomic region AGCCATGCTTTgcacttaagcctggtttatacttctgcatcaagtgatcggcgtgacccacggcgcatgcaatgcgcgaagctgtgcatttatacttctgcgcgctgtttctgttgctctgcaataacacttccgaaacgctaattggcagtgaggtgttaatgttcctctgtgtcgagtttcttcgctcgtgtgttgtttttttctgaacgcttccttaatgtacaagtggttcaaagTTGCTCATTTTGAGTcaggaaccggcagacgtgcaacaactttaactataaggttaacacaaaacaaaacttttcatcaAGAGCTCCATCActggactccacacttgtaaacactcgctccaacggacTCGTGTGGCTCTCGGTCCctcccacactcatcagcgcttccaagacgaccaatcacagagcttgagcTATGCATCATTGTGAcgtagttaaattttttattttttattttttttggctatgcatccacgcgtaggctgcgccgtagcatatgtGCAtgtttgacgcagaagtataaatcagcctttacactaCAAGCATACAATGGCCGAGCCCAACCGAACTGTTACATACATTTGTACtgttttattacaatattaatatttgtgtaatttaatagtTTTCATACCTTGCTGAATTTCTTATTTGTTCCAACAAGCATCTGTTGAAAGGaacattaattttaataatcaaattattagTTAACCATataaacagtatttatttatttataatctaaAAACTATTCACTTTATTTTGTGTTTGCAGGTTTGGAACACGCTGGTCTGGAACCTCAGTATGAGAATTCACCTTGGAGCACTGGCTCACCTTGCAGCGACTCGAACAGCAACTGGGGAAAAGTCATAGTAGATAAGGGACCCTGGCCCTCCATCACTGGAAGTGACCCAGAGTTAGCCTCAGAATGTATGGATGCTGACTCTGCCTCCAGCTCTGGGTCCGAAAAGAATCTCAGTATAATGCCGTCTGGGAGCTCTGGTGGTGACAGCAATGGCAATAGACAAGGTTCTCATTTCATGGTTGCAAATGGCAGCAATAATGTGGGTAATGGGAGTGTTAAGGGGCCTTGGGGTGTATCCAACGGCTCAATGCTAAGCACATGTCAAGGCTCCGGGGAGGGCCCCAGCGGCAAGCTGGCAGAAAGCAGCCATGGCAAAATAAATGCATGGGGTACCCAAGGTTCCTCAACCAATGTAGGTATAAATCCAAGCACTTTGAACCCAAATGCCAACCATGGTGCCTGGCCCGTTCTTCAGAACACTGGGCCCAACCCCCATGGGCCTGTGGGGAATGGAAATGGTGGCACCAACACTCAACAAAGCACCATAGGTCAAACACCCAGCATGCAGAGTATTAACTCTAAGATGTCCTGGGGATGCCTGCAAGAAAATATGTCCGAAGCTGAAGTCAATGGTACAAACAAGGTTCCAAGTGGGCAGCCTCAAAACCTTAACACTGAATTTAATGGACCAAATAACACTACTAACATGATGACCTCTAGTTTACCAAACTCTACAGGTTCAATGCAGATGAATGAACAGCCCCCAGGGCACCGAGCTTGGCCTATGAGTACTGGGGGCTCCCCTCAGCTCCCTATTTCTCCAGTCTCTAATGGCACTTCCATTTCTCAACATGGCAACAGTGAGGGAATCAACAGCGGGTCTTATGGTACAGCATGGGGCGTTCCGCCCAGCACTAATTACTCTGGAGACAAATGTCCCGTCCCTAAAGGCCAAGCTGTGGGCGACACTGTGAATGCAACTCTAATGCAGTCTGGAGCTAATAACTCCTCTGTGAGTGCTGCTtctttaaagaataataataataacgggaTGAGTGGTCGTGGAGGAGGCTGGGACTCAGTGCCTGCTACCTCACAAAGTATGTCTTGGGGAGCAGGTAGTGCTGTTGGCTCAGCTGGGATCCCTCGCCCTTGGGGGAGTGCCTCCTCCTCCTCGTCTTCCTCTTCCTCATCTTCTTCAAACACTGGCACTAAGGTCTCAAACGGGGAGTGGAACACTTTGCCCAGCAACAGTCAGCATTCCAATGATAGCACGAACGGGAGCAGGAAGGGAACAAATGGATGGAAGTCCTTGGAGGATGATGCTCTTGGAATAGGGAGCTCCGGGCAAGTGTCCCAAGGCAGCACATGGAACAAATCTACAGGCAGTGAAGGAAGTGGAGATAGTTCAGGAGGTCACAGTGAGAGGGATGGACAGCGTGGTGGAAACCGAAGGAGGGGTAATCAGCAGGGTATGATCAACGCTGCTCTCTCTAAAATTGATGTGGACCCCAGGGTGCTGTCCAACACAGGGTGGGGACAAACTCCAGTTCGCCAGAACACTGCCTGGGATGTTGCAAACTCTGATAAAAAGGCAGGAAATGGACAGATAAGCTGGGGCAGTGCTCCTCCTCAGGCATCTAACTCAGGTGGGTGGGGAAATGGACCCAGCACCAACAAAAGTAGCGATTCTTCAATGTCTGGGTGGACTGAGCCGAAACCGTCTACTGGCTGGGGAGAAACCAAAGGCCCAGTTGGGCAAAGTGGATGGGAGGATGCCCCTTCTGTGACAATGAACAGGGGTGGTTCCTCATGGAATGCCAGCAAGGATGAGAAGTCATCCTCATGGAATAGTGCACCGAAGGCAAAACAGGGATGGGATGGTCCCTCTGCTGGAGAGGGATGGAGTGGAGAAGGTCAGAAGGGAAATCATTGGGGAGAACCCCAGAAATCTGGTTCAGGTGGCTGGGACAGTGACAGTGACCGGTCTGGATCAGGCTGGAGTGAGCCTGGGCGATGTGGGACGAGCAATACCTGGGGAGGCAGCGGAGGTTCTAACACTCCTGACCAGAGTGGTCAAACCACAGGCTGGGGAGAGCCTCTCAAGACCAACAATCAAAACCAAACCTGGGGAGAGCCAATCAAACCAAGCCACTCTAACCCAGCTTGGGGTGATAAAACAAAATCGAACAACTCTTTAGAGTGGGGCAAATCCCAAGAAACCAGCATGGGAACATTTAGGAGTGTAAATACTTCTCAAACTGCAGCTCCTTCTCAAAACAAACCTACTGGATGGCTGGGAGGCCCAATACCTGCTGCCTCTAAAGAAGAAGAATCTAGTGGATGGGAAGAGCCATCCCCTGAATCCATCAGGCGCAAAATGGAAATTGATGATGGTACTTCAGCATGGGGAGATCCCAACAAGTATAACTACACCAATGTAAACATGTGGAACAAGAACACTGCTGGAGAACAGGATGGCATGTCTGTATCTCaacccccacaagcccaaagctCCATGGCTCCAAAAGAAAAGAGCTGCAGCTCAGGTAGGTGTCTTCGTTTTTGCCAGTATCCTGACAGTTATTACTCAcccattatatttatctttagtCATGAAGTCATCCATTTGGAatttttctgtatgtttttttttcttcccttctATCCCTTTCCTCTAATACCTCAGGCACTGACAAGTTCTGAACATAAGGGTGATTGTATATTTGTTTATGCAGTACAGAGGAATTGATTTACATTgtacaattaaatgaatgaattatttgctAAATAGAATATGTAAAGGTGCATGTTCAACATGTATTCCCACTTCATTTGAAATTGGCGGAGGATGAGCTGTGTTCAGGGAAAAATAGGCTTGAGTTACATTCTGACCAATGATGTAGTCATATGGCAGCAACTTGAGCAGCAGGACACACATGAACAGGGCTATTTTTGTAGGAAGTATTCAGGGCATAGGCTGGATGGTGAAAGTACGAAATCCTCACTGGTTAAATGTAAGATGATCCATCAGAAGGACTTCAGCGTAAACAAAGCTTACATAAGCATGTTTATGCAAGGGTCGGATTTGGGCCATTGGAAAGTTTGTAAGTGCAGTTCAATCTCTCATTGGAgcttatttgtaaatataaattgtaTTGTCCTGGTTAGTGGGTTTCAGTTTTAAAACAATAAGCTGTGCCTTGTTTTAGtatgttaattgttttgtttagatGTAGTAGATATTAGCAGATAATGTAGTAGATAATACATTTTGCttcagattcttttttttttatttttttttttttagcttgaacCCTTTTTGCAGGGTTCTCATGGGTCATGGAATATCATGTAATTTTAAAAGATCTATTCTGGTGTCTTCACAATACTGGGATTTCCAACTTCGATACCTAGCTAATATCAATATTCTATATCATTTTTGATACCACAAGGAACAAATTCCACAACATTGAGGATACAAATAAAGTAACAAGGGAAAAAAACGAACCAATTTTGCATTGTcaagtaaaattacattttataccAGCAGTATGTTAGCAGTCCTCAAGTCCAAAAGGAAAATAattactataaaaataataatagtgcaATCTTCTCTTATTCTCGGATTAAAACAAACGTGTTAAtcttaatatcattattaatcaatattattaaatgtactaGAGATAACATGgacaattgtttttttgtttttgctaaaaatgaacaaaaacagttCAAATACTTTAGCAGATCTATTGCATATTACTTGTAAGTGGTATTAATAATGCATGACCATTTATAATACAAATTTTCCAGTATTTAACATGTAATagtttttgtttctgcatttatttcataTGTAATCTGTGCATGTACACATGCAtggttttataattatttttatatataatttttcaagAGAAATACATTTTCTGTTCTTCTACTTTTCTAAATGATAAAAGAAGTAATTTTGCTGACAGTTATTCAACTCTCTGCTGGTCAGAAGAGAGAGCAAAGCCAGTATTGATACTTACCCAATCCAACAttctattgttttaaatatttattgatacatttatatttttgacaATGATAGTCTATTCCAGACACAAAATGTCagccaattttatatatattttttgttcaagTAACAGAATATAagaaatttttgtcatttaaaaatgttctcccatttgtcaaattattattataatttgcagtgaaaaatacatatttacacaccTTAGCTCTTTGTTACTTTTTTGTACCTCTAGAACAATTGGTCTCTGTAATTTTATATAAAGGGAACATTCAGAGAAACAAAGATgaaaagtgtattattattacgATGGAAGTGTCTATAACTATTACGATGGAAAGTGTCTATCTATTGTTTTATCGAAAAACCATCTATTGCGGAAACCTCTCATTTGTTGCCTTCATCATTATGTGCACTTTATGTAGGGTGGGGAGAGACGTATGGTGGGCCACAGAAAATGGAGTCCTCTACCTGGGAACATCCTGCTCCACCTGTCACTGTGGACAATGGCACGTCTGCTTGGGGAAAGCCTGTCGATGCAGGTTCTAGCTGGGAAGAGCCGGGAAGGGATAACTCTGGAGGCAGTGGCTGGGGCAGCGCTCCTGTGGGACAGCAGGCACAGCACAAGTCTGGTATgccacattatttaaaaaatcaataaagggaaaaaagaaaggaaaaaaacattattcttcaattaattttcaattttatttttgtgtttttagcaTCCAAACCTATGCAAGACAACTGGTGTGGAGAGGAGATGTCCATTGGAGGGCACTCCAACTGGGACGAGGGAGAGGAAGTAGAGATTGGAATGTGGAACAACAATCCATCACAGGAAATGAACCAAACTGGAAACTGGTCGTACAAGAAGATGCCTCCAAAGGTAATGATCAAAACCTCATTTAGGCTAGCGGAACTACTTGAAGACTTaggccaaatcccaattctacgccttagccctttcccttacccctacccctcgtttcaTGCGTTCACGTGAAGgcgtaggggtgtcccaattctcttaagcttgaaggcgtagggctaaagggAAGGGCTATATACCCCttcgaacagagatttttcaggaccacgctAGAAACCATAGGCTAaggaaatttcccagaatacaccagccacaacggcagtatggctccacctggaagtaaggagatccacaaaatagtatttttttgtcattattatgaatttatacAACAAACATCCATATGTTTTATTATagtcataaccgcgttcgtgttttaccgtcatgcttaaaaaaaaatgctacaataaaaaccgctaaatatATAATCTATAGTCTAAATCTATAATCCCTAAGagtaactcctgtatagtagtcccacaacattctgtcactcgatgacactcgaatcccctttCAGAAAAGTtcagtggctgggaatgagctttttacagtgtctggtataatgttaatgttgtttttgtgtttacatggccagggtgtaaatgcacggTACAGTTATGATcctattgccacattatattgttacgataacatgatatatgccttcagtgatttcctgaaaataaataccaaaaattaacacaactggaataactacagcagtcgtgaccctcgatctcatatgaagcaagagattgcgatgacgtATGATAATGTGTGCAGGTGTTGAACTGCGGTCCTCTTTAttaagggtaaattttgaagccctttcccctcacactgtttcaaggggtagaggtacaaaaatagaattgggattggaccttgCTGACTGAATTTACTGTTGAATCACAGCGACTTGTGACAGAATAATTTTTTAACATCTTTCTTTCAGTTGAACAAAGGACCCAACAAGCAAGATGATTCTCCGTGGATGAATCAGTTTGTGAAACAGTTCAACAACATGTATCCTGTAAGGATTAACAGTCTAATTGCTACACTTTCCCTGAAACCTCTTTATACTTAATATTGTGTGATCACTCATTGTTTATTGACAAAGTTGATACCAGGCTAATGTTTTATGCCATTTTACAGAGGGATTCTTCTGAAGATTCCCTGAAGAGCAATAAGATGGATATGTCTGGAATGACGGACAAACGAATTGATGTTGACAAGCATATGCTTAATATGGGAGACTATGGAAAAAACCCTGCTTCACGCCACCAGATCCACAAAGACAGTCCCATGGACCGCAATCCCTATATGGACAAggtcagttatttatttattttttgtcttctgtAGTAGTAATGGAGCCTTCACTTTGAACACTATGACTTACCTTTGCATGTTGGGTACTTTAGCACCCTCTATGGGAAGAAGAGAATGCAACTTAAAGACCCTGTGATATCAAAATTGAAGTTGATTTGAATCTTTTTGACTTTACCGCCCCCCATTGTCCATGCTTATATTCAAGGGGCACCCATGTAGGCAAATCGTTTGTCCTTTGGTTAATTTATTATGACAATCTTTTTCAAGGCTTTTAAATTAAAGAACGTACCTGCATCTATACATTAGATTAAATTAATTCtcattttaaacatataaataaaaagattaattttattagtgTCCCTGAAGTTGAGTCTGTAACCATTGTAAAGTGgtattttatccatctatccatccatccatctatatatatatatatatatatatatatatatatatatatatatatatatatatatatatatatatatatatatatatatatatatatatatatacttacacgcacgcacgcacgcacgcgcacacacatacatacatacatacacacatacacacatacatacatacacacatatatatatatatatatatatatatatatatataaatatatatatatatatatatacacatatatatatatatatatacacatatacatatatatatatatatatatatatatatatatatatatatatatatatatatatatatatatctatatatatatatatatatatatatgtatgtatgtatatgtgtgtgtatatatatatatatatatatatatatatatatatatatatatatatgtatgtgtatatatatatatatatatatatatatatatatatgtatgtgtatatatatatatgtgtctatatatatatatatatatatatatatatatatatatatatatatatatatatatatatatatgtgtgtgtgtgtatgtatgtatgtatatatacatatatatatatatatatatatatatatatatatatatatatatatatatatatatatatatatatatatatatatatatatatatatatatgtgtgtatatatacatacatacatacacacacacacatatatatatatatatatatatatatgtatatatatatgtatatatatatatatatatatatatatatgtatatatatatatatatgtatatatatatatatatatatgtatatatatatatatatatgtatatatatatatatatatatatatatatacatatatatatatatatatatatatatatatgtgtgtgtgtgtgtatgtatgtatgtatatatatgtgtgtatatatatatatatatatgtatatatatatatatatgtatatgtatatgtgtgtatatatatatgtatatattatgtgtatatgtatatatttatgtatgtgtgtatatgtgtatatatatatatatatatatatatatatatatatatatatatatatatatatatatatatatttatgtatgtatatgtatatatatttatgtatgtatatgtatatatatatatgtatatatatatatgtatatatttatgtatatgtatatatttatgtatgtatatgtgtgtgtgtgtatatatatatatatatatatatatat from Danio aesculapii chromosome 3, fDanAes4.1, whole genome shotgun sequence harbors:
- the LOC130221377 gene encoding trinucleotide repeat-containing gene 6A protein-like isoform X1, with the translated sequence MAPIRDSVSHSPNQTGLEHAGLEPQYENSPWSTGSPCSDSNSNWGKVIVDKGPWPSITGSDPELASECMDADSASSSGSEKNLSIMPSGSSGGDSNGNRQGSHFMVANGSNNVGNGSVKGPWGVSNGSMLSTCQGSGEGPSGKLAESSHGKINAWGTQGSSTNVGINPSTLNPNANHGAWPVLQNTGPNPHGPVGNGNGGTNTQQSTIGQTPSMQSINSKMSWGCLQENMSEAEVNGTNKVPSGQPQNLNTEFNGPNNTTNMMTSSLPNSTGSMQMNEQPPGHRAWPMSTGGSPQLPISPVSNGTSISQHGNSEGINSGSYGTAWGVPPSTNYSGDKCPVPKGQAVGDTVNATLMQSGANNSSVSAASLKNNNNNGMSGRGGGWDSVPATSQSMSWGAGSAVGSAGIPRPWGSASSSSSSSSSSSSNTGTKVSNGEWNTLPSNSQHSNDSTNGSRKGTNGWKSLEDDALGIGSSGQVSQGSTWNKSTGSEGSGDSSGGHSERDGQRGGNRRRGNQQGMINAALSKIDVDPRVLSNTGWGQTPVRQNTAWDVANSDKKAGNGQISWGSAPPQASNSGGWGNGPSTNKSSDSSMSGWTEPKPSTGWGETKGPVGQSGWEDAPSVTMNRGGSSWNASKDEKSSSWNSAPKAKQGWDGPSAGEGWSGEGQKGNHWGEPQKSGSGGWDSDSDRSGSGWSEPGRCGTSNTWGGSGGSNTPDQSGQTTGWGEPLKTNNQNQTWGEPIKPSHSNPAWGDKTKSNNSLEWGKSQETSMGTFRSVNTSQTAAPSQNKPTGWLGGPIPAASKEEESSGWEEPSPESIRRKMEIDDGTSAWGDPNKYNYTNVNMWNKNTAGEQDGMSVSQPPQAQSSMAPKEKSCSSGWGETYGGPQKMESSTWEHPAPPVTVDNGTSAWGKPVDAGSSWEEPGRDNSGGSGWGSAPVGQQAQHKSASKPMQDNWCGEEMSIGGHSNWDEGEEVEIGMWNNNPSQEMNQTGNWSYKKMPPKLNKGPNKQDDSPWMNQFVKQFNNMYPRDSSEDSLKSNKMDMSGMTDKRIDVDKHMLNMGDYGKNPASRHQIHKDSPMDRNPYMDKLSLPAFDSSVAEESRNSQITSMQNISFPPTNNAQPNQCNLPGPHHPNSVSVRQNVNMYGVGNAAAQGRNSQQPPAQPLNSAQPSLRNQVPPPLLPSQVPPPLLKYSPNNGGLNPLFGPQQVAMLNQLSQLNQLSQLSQINQLQRLLLQQKAQNQRAMPVNSRQQQEQQGRGLGPSQQMIQPPRHLDPSLMKQQTSPQPPSLHQPSLKSYMENFMPPNASDLQKEQSSLSSFSNFPLGLNSNLNVSNLDIGSVGFKEPQSRLKKWTAMDISVNSPLDQNPSKSGAITSGLRLEDSPFGPYDFINASNAPISPPGSVGDGWPSRAKSPHGSTNVNWPPEFRPGEPWKGYPNIDPETDPFVTPGSVINNLSINTVRDVDHLRDRNNGPSSSLNTTLPSNSAWTSIRASNHNSSLSSTAQSTSARNSDSKWSPGTVTNTSLAHELWKVPLPSKGISAPSRPPPGLTGQKQPSSWDNSSLRMAGWGSSESRFNSGSSWGESSSGRTNWLVLKNLTPQIDGSTLRTLCMQHGPLITFHLNLPHGNAVVCYSSKEEAAKAQKSLHMCVLGNTTILAEFASEEEINRFFAQGQSMTASPSWQTLGSSQNRIGSIEGSHPFPNRTDPNHWNGSGDLHGSSLWGVPNYSTSLWGSPSGGEGGRINSPSPISSFLPVDHLTGGAEPM
- the LOC130221377 gene encoding trinucleotide repeat-containing gene 6A protein-like isoform X2, with the translated sequence MAPIRDSVSHSPNQTGLEHAGLEPQYENSPWSTGSPCSDSNSNWGKVIVDKGPWPSITGSDPELASECMDADSASSSGSEKNLSIMPSGSSGGDSNGNRQGSHFMVANGSNNVGNGSVKGPWGVSNGSMLSTCQGSGEGPSGKLAESSHGKINAWGTQGSSTNVGINPSTLNPNANHGAWPVLQNTGPNPHGPVGNGNGGTNTQQSTIGQTPSMQSINSKMSWGCLQENMSEAEVNGTNKVPSGQPQNLNTEFNGPNNTTNMMTSSLPNSTGSMQMNEQPPGHRAWPMSTGGSPQLPISPVSNGTSISQHGNSEGINSGSYGTAWGVPPSTNYSGDKCPVPKGQAVGDTVNATLMQSGANNSSVSAASLKNNNNNGMSGRGGGWDSVPATSQSMSWGAGSAVGSAGIPRPWGSASSSSSSSSSSSSNTGTKVSNGEWNTLPSNSQHSNDSTNGSRKGTNGWKSLEDDALGIGSSGQVSQGSTWNKSTGSEGSGDSSGGHSERDGQRGGNRRRGNQQGMINAALSKIDVDPRVLSNTGWGQTPVRQNTAWDVANSDKKAGNGQISWGSAPPQASNSGGWGNGPSTNKSSDSSMSGWTEPKPSTGWGETKGPVGQSGWEDAPSVTMNRGGSSWNASKDEKSSSWNSAPKAKQGWDGPSAGEGWSGEGQKGNHWGEPQKSGSGGWDSDSDRSGSGWSEPGRCGTSNTWGGSGGSNTPDQSGQTTGWGEPLKTNNQNQTWGEPIKPSHSNPAWGDKTKSNNSLEWGKSQETSMGTFRSVNTSQTAAPSQNKPTGWLGGPIPAASKEEESSGWEEPSPESIRRKMEIDDGTSAWGDPNKYNYTNVNMWNKNTAGEQDGMSVSQPPQAQSSMAPKEKSCSSGWGETYGGPQKMESSTWEHPAPPVTVDNGTSAWGKPVDAGSSWEEPGRDNSGGSGWGSAPVGQQAQHKSASKPMQDNWCGEEMSIGGHSNWDEGEEVEIGMWNNNPSQEMNQTGNWSYKKMPPKLNKGPNKQDDSPWMNQFVKQFNNMYPRDSSEDSLKSNKMDMSGMTDKRIDVDKHMLNMGDYGKNPASRHQIHKDSPMDRNPYMDKNVNMYGVGNAAAQGRNSQQPPAQPLNSAQPSLRNQVPPPLLPSQVPPPLLKYSPNNGGLNPLFGPQQVAMLNQLSQLNQLSQLSQINQLQRLLLQQKAQNQRAMPVNSRQQQEQQGRGLGPSQQMIQPPRHLDPSLMKQQTSPQPPSLHQPSLKSYMENFMPPNASDLQKEQSSLSSFSNFPLGLNSNLNVSNLDIGSVGFKEPQSRLKKWTAMDISVNSPLDQNPSKSGAITSGLRLEDSPFGPYDFINASNAPISPPGSVGDGWPSRAKSPHGSTNVNWPPEFRPGEPWKGYPNIDPETDPFVTPGSVINNLSINTVRDVDHLRDRNNGPSSSLNTTLPSNSAWTSIRASNHNSSLSSTAQSTSARNSDSKWSPGTVTNTSLAHELWKVPLPSKGISAPSRPPPGLTGQKQPSSWDNSSLRMAGWGSSESRFNSGSSWGESSSGRTNWLVLKNLTPQIDGSTLRTLCMQHGPLITFHLNLPHGNAVVCYSSKEEAAKAQKSLHMCVLGNTTILAEFASEEEINRFFAQGQSMTASPSWQTLGSSQNRIGSIEGSHPFPNRTDPNHWNGSGDLHGSSLWGVPNYSTSLWGSPSGGEGGRINSPSPISSFLPVDHLTGGAEPM